One part of the Micrococcus sp. 2A genome encodes these proteins:
- a CDS encoding transglycosylase domain-containing protein, which yields MASRKSPLPARSSVLGRMLAYLGLSALAGLLVAGLMLPAVSLAGAGVGVGQDMLDRMPDELPTEPVSVPSTIVSEDGQVLATFYAENRTPVTLDQVSDHMEHAIVAIEDARFFQHEGVDARGLVRAAVHNATSDSTQGASTLTQQYVNQLLINSQQIRGDSRLTISGNKNVSDKVKEIKLAVAAEKQMSKEQILEGYLNITLFQGRAYGVEAASQYVFGKPAAELESWEAATLAGMVQSPTGYNPSRNPEGTTNRRDTVLRAMRNNGYLSEEELQHALAQPLEVVMKGVPSGCLNAEFGAYFCDYVERQVLADPTFGPDVLSRRALLDRGGLTIRTTLNTELQKSAEDITRRAIPNDEAYGAGQALVSLEPGTGNIRTMAQNTEYAIKDELGRTTLNLNAEREWGGGAGFQAGSTLKPFVALAWLRNGNHLVDTVDASRNLYPAGTRFQASCRPGGYVSIGTDWNINNVVDGLVKRDRIDEGIFWSVNTPTVATAYQMDLCDITNLTTQLGIRRAIDGSPLQPDEPTFLLGSDSVAPLSLAGAYAALAANGLYCEPRAILEVTDTTGNQYDVGEPTCTQVVAPEHVAELTPVLRHHAGYNLAPDGAGYEFAGKSGTNNNNSSTWFVGYTTELATAVWSGRYTNLKSMIGETVRGQKRDVFYGTTFNGPSWLEFNQRAKEIYPPGELPEYSGPQSEDPGEEGPHPDGMDFFVEDIQRGGADPENVPE from the coding sequence ATGGCGTCCCGCAAGTCCCCCCTCCCCGCTCGCTCCAGCGTCCTCGGACGGATGCTGGCGTACCTGGGGCTCTCCGCTCTGGCGGGGCTGCTCGTGGCGGGGCTGATGCTGCCGGCCGTGAGCCTCGCGGGCGCGGGCGTGGGCGTGGGGCAGGACATGCTGGACCGGATGCCGGACGAGCTGCCCACGGAGCCCGTCTCGGTCCCCTCCACGATCGTCTCGGAAGACGGCCAGGTGCTGGCCACGTTCTATGCGGAGAACCGCACGCCGGTCACCCTGGACCAGGTCTCGGACCACATGGAGCACGCGATCGTGGCCATCGAGGACGCCCGCTTCTTCCAGCACGAGGGCGTGGACGCCCGCGGCCTGGTCCGCGCGGCCGTGCACAACGCCACCTCGGACTCCACCCAGGGAGCCTCCACGCTGACCCAGCAGTACGTCAACCAGCTGCTGATCAACTCCCAGCAGATCCGCGGCGACTCCCGCCTGACCATCTCCGGCAACAAGAACGTGTCGGACAAGGTCAAGGAGATCAAGCTCGCGGTGGCCGCGGAGAAGCAGATGTCCAAGGAGCAGATCCTCGAGGGCTACCTCAACATCACGCTCTTCCAGGGCCGCGCCTACGGCGTGGAGGCCGCGTCCCAGTACGTCTTCGGCAAGCCCGCCGCCGAGCTGGAGAGCTGGGAGGCCGCCACCCTGGCCGGCATGGTCCAGTCCCCCACCGGCTACAACCCTTCCCGCAACCCCGAGGGCACCACGAACCGCCGGGACACCGTGCTGCGCGCCATGCGCAACAACGGCTACCTGAGCGAGGAGGAGCTGCAGCACGCCCTCGCCCAGCCCCTCGAGGTCGTGATGAAGGGCGTGCCGTCCGGCTGCCTCAACGCCGAGTTCGGCGCCTACTTCTGCGACTACGTGGAGCGCCAGGTCCTGGCCGATCCCACCTTCGGACCCGACGTGCTCTCCCGCCGCGCCCTCCTGGACCGCGGCGGCCTGACCATCCGCACCACCCTGAACACCGAGCTGCAGAAGTCCGCCGAGGACATCACGCGCCGCGCCATCCCGAACGACGAGGCCTACGGCGCCGGCCAGGCCCTCGTGTCCCTCGAGCCGGGCACGGGCAACATCCGCACGATGGCGCAGAACACCGAGTACGCCATCAAGGACGAGCTGGGCCGGACCACGCTCAACCTCAACGCGGAGCGCGAGTGGGGCGGCGGCGCCGGCTTCCAGGCCGGCTCCACCCTGAAGCCCTTCGTGGCGCTCGCGTGGCTGCGCAACGGCAACCACCTGGTGGACACCGTGGACGCCTCGCGGAACCTCTACCCCGCGGGGACCCGCTTCCAGGCCTCGTGCCGGCCCGGCGGGTACGTCAGCATCGGCACCGACTGGAACATCAACAACGTGGTGGACGGCCTCGTGAAGCGGGACCGCATCGACGAGGGCATCTTCTGGTCCGTCAACACGCCGACCGTGGCCACGGCCTACCAGATGGACCTCTGCGACATCACGAACCTCACGACCCAGCTGGGCATCCGCCGGGCGATCGACGGCTCCCCGCTGCAGCCGGACGAGCCCACCTTCCTGCTGGGCTCGGACTCCGTGGCACCGCTCTCCCTCGCCGGGGCCTACGCGGCCCTCGCCGCGAACGGCCTGTACTGCGAGCCGCGCGCGATCCTCGAGGTCACGGACACCACCGGCAACCAGTACGACGTGGGCGAGCCGACCTGCACCCAGGTCGTCGCCCCCGAGCACGTGGCCGAGCTGACCCCCGTTCTGCGCCACCACGCCGGCTACAACCTGGCCCCGGACGGCGCGGGCTACGAGTTCGCCGGCAAGTCCGGCACCAACAACAACAACTCCTCCACGTGGTTCGTGGGCTACACCACCGAGCTGGCGACGGCCGTGTGGTCCGGCCGGTACACCAACCTGAAGTCGATGATCGGCGAGACCGTCCGCGGCCAGAAGCGCGACGTCTTCTATGGCACCACCTTCAACGGCCCGTCCTGGCTCGAGTTCAACCAGCGCGCGAAGGAGATCTACCCCCCGGGAGAGCTCCCCGAGTACTCCGGACCGCAGTCCGAGGACCCCGGCGAGGAAGGTCCGCACCCGGACGGCATGGACTTCTTCGTGGAGGACATCCAGCGTGGCGGCGCGGACCCCGAGAACGTCCCGGAATGA
- a CDS encoding metallophosphoesterase: MSTVDLTRGRGRRLVRTGARVAVGAGTTAALGLAWGLAEAEARVVRTHTLAVLPAGARPMRVLHLSDIHLLPRHRAKLAWLRGLVDLEPDLVVNTGDTISAAASVPLVLDALGPLLDMPGVFVPGSNDYYAPKPANPLRYLRGPSRMEAGRAELPHGELFGAFRAAGWADLTNRGAVLELGSEGGVPTRVAAAGTDDPHLGLDAWPGFPEEAAAPSGAAARPDDGVLRLGVTHAPYRRVLDAMTADGADLLLAGHTHGGQVCLPCFGAIVTNCDLPRSQASGVSTWTAAGRTVPLEVSAGLGSAPSAPVRFACRPEAVVLDLVPRV, translated from the coding sequence ATGAGCACCGTGGACCTCACCCGGGGCCGTGGACGGCGGCTCGTGCGCACCGGCGCGCGGGTCGCCGTCGGCGCGGGCACGACGGCGGCCCTCGGCCTGGCCTGGGGCCTCGCCGAGGCCGAGGCCCGGGTGGTGCGGACGCACACGCTCGCGGTCCTGCCCGCGGGGGCGCGGCCGATGCGCGTGCTGCACCTCTCCGACATCCACCTGCTCCCCCGGCACCGCGCGAAGCTCGCGTGGCTGCGCGGGCTCGTGGACCTGGAGCCGGACCTCGTGGTGAACACGGGGGACACCATCTCCGCGGCGGCCTCCGTGCCGCTCGTCCTCGACGCGCTGGGCCCGCTGCTGGACATGCCCGGCGTGTTCGTCCCCGGGTCCAACGACTACTACGCGCCCAAGCCGGCCAATCCGCTGCGCTACCTCCGGGGGCCCTCCCGGATGGAGGCCGGGCGGGCCGAGCTGCCGCACGGCGAGCTGTTCGGCGCCTTCCGTGCCGCCGGGTGGGCGGACCTGACCAACCGGGGGGCCGTGCTCGAGCTGGGCTCCGAGGGTGGCGTGCCGACGCGCGTCGCGGCCGCCGGCACGGACGACCCGCACCTCGGCCTCGACGCGTGGCCGGGCTTCCCGGAGGAGGCCGCGGCGCCGTCCGGTGCGGCGGCCCGTCCCGACGACGGCGTCCTCCGCCTCGGCGTCACCCACGCCCCGTACCGGCGGGTGCTGGACGCCATGACGGCGGACGGTGCCGACCTGCTGCTGGCCGGCCACACGCACGGCGGGCAGGTGTGCCTCCCGTGCTTCGGGGCGATCGTGACCAACTGCGACCTGCCCCGCTCCCAGGCATCGGGCGTGTCCACGTGGACCGCGGCGGGGCGCACCGTGCCCCTCGAGGTGTCCGCCGGGCTCGGCTCGGCGCCGTCGGCACCCGTGCGGTTCGCGTGCCGGCCCGAGGCGGTCGTGCTGGACCTCGTGCCCCGGGTCTGA
- a CDS encoding ABC transporter ATP-binding protein, which yields MTRTSSEPLPLRDALHGVAPYLEGVRGRWVSGLLAALAAGLVALAIPQVIRVLVNTVFAHSAPGVPGPADPAAGVWWAALALGALGLAEAFFIWLRRFFILPPAADVENRARISIYRRLQRLPASFHDAWPSGQLLSRAQADLSLLRRWIAFGSVMLVVESVTIVVGLVLLFTMSWQLALLYLVAAVPIMIRSFRFRNDFRAASRLSQDQAGDLATTVEESVHGIRVLKAFGRGPDALEGFRGEAETLQGTEVHKAAVLAQFTGLVVALPEVVLGVALALGVYLVAVGDLTVGALAAYFATTAVLSRPVEGIGQLMGMTLAAKTGIDRHLEVMRTPVAIASPTGTDAAEEQATSRAVASSEATSAVVLDGLPPSSGRLAFRRARFAYPDTPADAAPLLADVDLELVPGETMALVGVTGSGKSTLVQLVPRLQDVTGGAVEVDGLDVREYPLEELRRRVSIAFEDATLFSDTIRANVLLGAPAEAIADGLDSPAAEALLETALDTAQAGFAKDLPEGVDSEIGEEGLSLSGGQRQRIALARAIAARPAILVLDDPLSALDVRTEEAVTARLRQVLAGTTTLIVAHRPSTVALADRVAVLEDGVIIDVGTHAELLARSAAYRDIITMGAQADRTLERLADAGDAASHADAAGSHAAPTTEDAR from the coding sequence GTGACCCGCACCTCCTCCGAGCCCCTCCCCCTGCGCGACGCCCTGCACGGGGTCGCCCCGTACCTGGAGGGCGTGCGCGGCCGCTGGGTGAGCGGGCTCCTCGCCGCCCTCGCCGCGGGGCTCGTGGCGCTGGCCATCCCCCAGGTGATCCGCGTGCTCGTGAACACCGTGTTCGCGCACTCGGCCCCCGGCGTCCCGGGTCCCGCGGACCCCGCTGCCGGGGTGTGGTGGGCGGCGCTCGCCCTGGGCGCCTTGGGCCTGGCCGAGGCGTTCTTCATCTGGCTGCGCCGCTTCTTCATCCTGCCGCCCGCCGCGGACGTGGAGAACCGGGCGCGGATCAGCATCTACCGGCGGCTGCAGCGCCTGCCCGCGAGCTTCCACGACGCGTGGCCCTCCGGCCAGCTGCTCTCGCGCGCCCAGGCGGACCTCTCCCTGCTGCGCCGCTGGATCGCGTTCGGGTCCGTGATGCTCGTGGTGGAGAGCGTGACCATCGTGGTGGGCCTCGTGCTGCTCTTCACCATGTCCTGGCAGCTGGCCCTGCTCTACCTCGTGGCCGCCGTGCCGATCATGATCCGCTCGTTCCGCTTCCGCAACGACTTCCGCGCCGCCTCCCGCCTCTCCCAGGACCAGGCGGGCGACCTCGCCACCACGGTGGAGGAGTCCGTGCACGGCATCCGCGTGCTCAAGGCGTTCGGCCGCGGACCCGACGCGCTCGAGGGCTTCCGCGGGGAGGCGGAGACCCTGCAGGGCACCGAGGTGCACAAGGCCGCGGTGCTCGCCCAGTTCACGGGCCTCGTGGTCGCCCTCCCCGAGGTGGTGCTCGGCGTCGCGCTGGCCCTGGGCGTCTACCTCGTGGCCGTCGGCGACCTCACGGTCGGCGCCCTGGCCGCGTACTTCGCCACCACGGCCGTGCTCTCCCGGCCCGTCGAGGGCATCGGCCAGCTCATGGGCATGACCCTGGCCGCCAAGACGGGCATCGACCGGCACCTCGAGGTCATGCGCACCCCCGTCGCCATCGCCTCGCCGACCGGCACCGACGCCGCCGAGGAGCAGGCCACCTCGCGCGCCGTCGCCTCCTCGGAGGCCACCTCGGCCGTGGTGCTGGACGGGCTGCCGCCGTCGTCGGGCCGCCTCGCGTTCCGGCGCGCGCGCTTCGCCTACCCGGACACGCCCGCGGACGCCGCGCCCCTGCTGGCCGACGTCGACCTCGAGCTCGTGCCCGGGGAGACGATGGCGCTCGTGGGCGTGACCGGCTCCGGCAAGTCCACCCTCGTGCAGCTCGTGCCGCGCCTGCAGGACGTCACGGGCGGCGCCGTCGAGGTGGACGGGCTCGACGTGCGGGAGTATCCCCTCGAGGAGCTGCGGCGCCGCGTGTCCATCGCGTTCGAGGACGCCACCCTCTTCTCCGACACGATCCGAGCGAACGTGCTGCTCGGCGCGCCCGCGGAGGCGATCGCCGACGGCCTGGACTCCCCCGCCGCCGAGGCGCTGCTGGAGACCGCGCTGGACACCGCGCAGGCCGGGTTCGCGAAGGACCTGCCCGAGGGCGTGGACTCAGAGATCGGCGAGGAGGGGCTCAGCCTCTCGGGCGGCCAGCGCCAGCGCATCGCGCTGGCCCGCGCGATCGCAGCCCGGCCGGCCATCCTCGTGCTCGACGACCCGCTCTCCGCGCTTGACGTGCGCACCGAGGAGGCGGTCACCGCCCGGCTGCGGCAGGTGCTCGCCGGTACCACGACCCTGATCGTGGCGCACCGGCCCTCCACGGTCGCCCTCGCCGACCGCGTGGCGGTGCTGGAGGACGGGGTGATCATCGACGTCGGCACGCACGCCGAGCTGCTCGCCCGCTCCGCCGCGTACCGCGACATCATCACCATGGGCGCGCAGGCCGACCGCACCCTCGAGCGGCTCGCCGACGCCGGCGACGCCGCGTCCCATGCCGACGCCGCCGGTTCCCACGCCGCCCCGACCACGGAGGACGCCCGATGA
- a CDS encoding ABC transporter ATP-binding protein, translating into MNPQDPRAQAPGTAPDRPADRGVTGPDTSTLTVVDPAQAASLRVVGVGGEESLEYTPEERRHVRRRSWALLRQLAAPVRGTLLLTALLVLVSNAARAAVPLIIAWAIDRGLPQVVEAVRTGADPWPVVVLVGGVYALTGLTAGVLLGVYQWLTAKASQRMLLALRVRVFQHTQRLSLGFHETYTSGRVISRQTSDLEALRELLDQGVSSLVSGVLFMVFTSASIVLLDAPSFLVLLIAFVPVAIAVRWYQVRSEEAYRRSRVSSARSIVHFVETMTGIRAVQAFRRERANDAKYTRLATAYRDDMVETLNLFGVLQPVLVVTGNLTVVALLVFGGLRVLAGDLEVGVLVALLLAGRRVFQPMEMVAMFYSSFQSAGAALEKVSGLLEEEPAVVEAAQPALLPGATRPGEGVASGRIEFRDAVFGYGPEKVILPEFNLTIPAGQTVAVVGQTGAGKSTLVKLIARFYDLTSGSLTLDGVELKDLASRDLRRNVVMVTQEAFLFSGSVAENIALGRPGASEAEIQAAARAVGAHEFILALPEGYDTDVSKRGGRLSAGQRQLVSFARAFLADPAVLILDEATSSLDLPSERLVQDGLERLLGNRTALIIAHRLSTVEIADRVLVVHDGRIVEDGSPAELVAQGGRFAALHGAWEDSLT; encoded by the coding sequence ATGAACCCGCAGGATCCCCGAGCGCAGGCGCCCGGCACGGCACCGGATCGCCCGGCCGACCGCGGCGTGACGGGCCCCGACACCTCGACGCTCACCGTGGTGGACCCGGCGCAGGCGGCCTCCCTGCGCGTCGTCGGCGTGGGCGGGGAGGAGTCCCTCGAGTACACGCCCGAGGAGCGTCGGCACGTCCGCCGCCGCTCGTGGGCGCTGCTGCGCCAGCTCGCGGCGCCCGTGCGGGGCACGCTCCTGCTCACCGCCCTGCTCGTGCTCGTCTCCAACGCGGCGCGGGCGGCCGTGCCGCTGATCATCGCGTGGGCCATCGACCGGGGCCTGCCCCAGGTGGTCGAGGCCGTGCGCACGGGCGCGGACCCGTGGCCCGTCGTCGTCCTGGTGGGCGGGGTGTACGCCCTGACGGGCCTGACCGCGGGCGTCCTGCTGGGCGTCTACCAGTGGCTCACGGCCAAGGCGAGCCAACGCATGCTGCTGGCGCTGCGCGTGCGGGTGTTCCAGCACACGCAGCGGCTCTCGCTCGGCTTCCACGAGACCTACACCTCCGGCCGTGTGATCTCGCGGCAGACCTCGGACCTCGAGGCGCTCCGGGAGCTGCTGGACCAGGGCGTGTCCTCGCTCGTCTCGGGCGTGCTGTTCATGGTGTTCACGTCCGCGTCGATCGTGCTGCTGGACGCGCCGTCGTTCCTGGTCCTGCTGATCGCGTTCGTGCCCGTGGCGATCGCGGTGCGCTGGTACCAGGTGCGCTCCGAGGAGGCCTATCGCCGCTCCCGCGTGTCCTCCGCGCGGTCCATCGTGCACTTCGTGGAGACCATGACGGGCATCCGGGCTGTGCAGGCGTTCCGCCGCGAGCGGGCCAACGACGCGAAGTACACCCGACTGGCCACCGCCTACCGGGACGACATGGTGGAGACGCTGAACCTCTTCGGCGTGCTGCAGCCCGTGCTCGTGGTGACCGGCAACCTCACGGTGGTGGCGCTGCTGGTGTTCGGCGGCCTCCGCGTGCTGGCCGGCGACCTCGAGGTGGGCGTGCTCGTGGCGCTGCTGCTCGCCGGGCGCCGCGTGTTCCAGCCCATGGAGATGGTGGCCATGTTCTACTCCTCGTTCCAGTCCGCGGGCGCCGCGCTGGAGAAGGTCTCGGGCCTGCTCGAGGAGGAGCCCGCCGTCGTCGAGGCCGCCCAGCCGGCGCTGCTGCCGGGGGCGACGCGCCCCGGCGAGGGCGTGGCCTCCGGGCGCATCGAGTTCCGCGACGCCGTGTTCGGCTACGGGCCGGAGAAGGTGATCCTGCCCGAGTTCAACCTGACGATCCCGGCCGGGCAGACCGTGGCCGTGGTGGGGCAGACCGGCGCGGGCAAGTCCACCCTGGTGAAGCTGATCGCGCGGTTCTACGACCTGACGTCCGGCTCGCTCACCCTGGACGGCGTGGAGCTGAAGGACCTGGCGAGCCGGGACCTGCGGCGCAACGTGGTGATGGTGACGCAGGAGGCGTTCCTGTTCTCCGGGTCCGTGGCGGAGAACATCGCGCTGGGCCGGCCGGGGGCGTCCGAGGCGGAGATCCAGGCGGCGGCGCGAGCCGTGGGCGCGCACGAGTTCATCCTCGCGCTGCCCGAGGGGTACGACACCGACGTGTCCAAGCGCGGGGGGCGGCTGAGCGCAGGGCAGCGGCAGCTGGTGTCCTTCGCGCGGGCGTTCCTCGCGGACCCGGCCGTGCTGATCCTCGACGAGGCGACGTCCTCGCTGGACCTGCCGAGCGAGCGCCTCGTGCAGGACGGCCTCGAGCGGCTGCTGGGCAACCGCACGGCGCTGATCATCGCGCATCGGCTGAGCACCGTGGAGATCGCCGACCGCGTGCTCGTGGTGCACGACGGCCGCATCGTCGAGGACGGCAGCCCGGCGGAGCTCGTGGCGCAGGGCGGCCGGTTCGCGGCACTCCACGGGGCGTGGGAGGACTCGCTCACCTGA